A stretch of DNA from Acidovorax carolinensis:
TGGCACGTGGCAACCCCCATCTGCGCGATGAGGAATGCGCCGCTTACGACGCGCCGTTTCCCGACCGCGGCTACCGTGCCGGGCTGCGCGCCTTTCCGGCGCTGGTGCCCGGTCATCCGGACGCCGAGGGCGCTGCCGTTTCGCGGACAGCGCGTGGCTTCTGGCAGCACGAATGGCAGGGGCGCAGCCTGATGGTGGTGGGCGCGCAGGACCCGGTTCTGGGCATGCCTGTCATGCAGGCGTTGCAGCGCAACATTCGGGGCTGCCCGCCACCCATGGTGCTGCCCCACGCAGGACACTTCGTGCCGGAGCATGGCCAGGCGATTGCCGCGCAGGCTGTGGAATACTTCTCATCCTGAAGGCGTACGCCCCCCGAGGCGGCGCACCCCCGATTTCTTACGGAGCAGGCCGCTGTCCGGCCTGAACGCTTTGCCCCAACACCACGACCCGTCGCACTGCGAACACGACCACGGCCCCCAGCACATCTACATCTACTCGCCCGCAGGCTCCATCCGCGACAAGGCCGCTTTCAGGCGCGCCATTGCGCGCCTGAAGGCCATGGGCCATGAGGTGGAAGTGGACCCCGACGCCCAGGCGGTGCACACGCGCTTTGCCGGCGACGATGCCACGCGCCTGGCGGCCATTCACCGCGCTGCAGCCAGCGGGGCCGACGTGGCGCTGATCACCCGCGGCGCTTACGGCCTCACGCGCATCCTGCCGGGCATTCGCTACAAGGCAGTGGCCAAGGCCATTGATGGCGGAACGAAATTCGTAGGCCTGAGCGATTTCACGGCGTTCCAGATGGCCGTGCTGGCACAGACCGGTGCCGTGACCTGGGCCGGCCCCGGGTTGATCAGCGACTTTGGCGTGGAGGGCGAGCCCGACGACATCATGCTGGCCTGCTTTGATGACCTGCTGACGGGCCACGGAGAGGGTGCCGGCTGGCGCATGGCGCGCGAAAAGCCGCTGGCCGACGGCAAGCCGGCTGTGCCCGATGCGTATGTGAAGAATGCCACCCTCTGGGGCGGCAACCTGGCCGTGCTCACCGGCCTGGTGGGCACGCCCTACCTGCCCGCGGTGCGCGGCGGAATTTTGTTCGTGGAAGACGTGGGTGAACACCCCTACCGCATCGAGCGCATGCTCACGCAACTGCTGCACGCGGGCATCCTGGCCCAGCAGAAGGCGGTGGTGCTGGGCCAGTTCACCAACTACAAGCTGGCGCCCCACGACAAGGGCTTCAAACTGCAATCGGTGGTGGACTGGCTGCGCAGCCAGATCAAGGCGCCCGTGTTGACCAACCTGCCATTCGGCCATGTGGAGACAAAGGTGGTGTTGCCGGTGGGGGCGAAGGTGTCGCTGTCGGTGGAAGACCGCGATGCGCTGCTGTACTGGGGCCACCAGCACTGACCGCAGATCAGTGGCCTGCGGGCCGCGATGCACCACCGCCCAGTGCGCGGGGCAGCTGCCCCTGAAACAGCGGTGTCAGCTGGGTCAGCGTGGCATGGGCAAGGGCCTCACCCCGCAGCGGAACCAGCAGCGTGCGCAGGTCACTGCGCAGATACCACAGGGCCTCGATGTCGCTGGCATAGCGCAGCCGCATGTTCATGCGGGCCACGTCACTGCCACTGAGGCCCACCAGGCATTCGATCATCGCGTGACGGACTTCTTCGAGCCCATGATTGCGTACCCAGGATGTCGAAGCAGGCGCATCGCGGCCCAGAAGGCCGTGCAGACTGTTGCGAAGATTGGGTTTGTTCCAGCGCATGAAAAATTGGCAGGCATTTCTGCGAGTGGCAGGATGGCTCAAGTTACGCGGGAGCGAGACAGCGCGCAAGGGGGATGCTCCTTTTTTTGCATAAAGACAACACGCTCGTCCTTTTATTGCCAAGTTTTTTCATCATCGCGCCAACGCCGCCATGCGTGGCTACCCTGTCTACCTGAACGGGGCAGTGTGCTATGCCATTTAGGGCGTGCGCTGGCGCGCGTCATGCTCTAGACTGGTCTGAGTAATGCAATGAGAGGCTTGTGTCCATGAGTGTTTTGTCGACGGTCGTGTTTGCGGATATTTCGGGCAGCGCGTCGTTGTATGAAACCCTGGGCAATGAGCGCGCCACCGAGGCCGTCACCCGGGTCACCCATTGGATCGGTGGAACCATAGAGGCGCACCACGGGCGCATCGTCAAGAACCTGGGAGACGGTGTTCTGGCGATTTTTGGTGACGCAGCCAGTGCCGTTTCCGCCGCAGCGGCGATGCTGCGCGGACACCAGGAACGGGTGAGCCGGTGGCCCCTGCCGCTGCGCATGGGCATACGCGTAGGCGTGGCCAGCGGCGAGGTGGTGGATGTGGATGGCGACTGCTACGGCGACGCCGTGAACGTGGCCTCCCGGTTGTGCGAGCGCGCCGGGCCCGCAGAAATCTGGGCCACGGAAACCGCCGTACTGCTGTCAGGCGCCGCGCCCTCGGTGTGGTATCGCAAGCTCGGGATGATGGAGATCCGCGGCAAGGCCGAGATGCTGATGCTGTACCAGGTGGAGTGGCGCGAAAACGAAGAGCCAGACTCGCTGACCATGCAGGCCACGCTGGCCAGCAACTTTGCGCCCGTGGACTCGATCCTGGGGCAGATTCAGTTTTCGTGGCACGGAATCGACCTGTCCTTTACCTCAACCGACGTTCCTGTACATATCGGCCGTGCGACCGATGCCCGGTTGTGCATCAACGACCCGCGCGTTTCGCGCCTGCATGCGCGCATCGATTGGCGCAACACGGGCTTCGTGCTGACCGACATGAGCAGTTTTGGCACCTGGGTGCGCTTCGAGGGCAGTGATGTCCCCGTGCAGTTGCGTCGCGATGCCTGCATCCTGCATGGCATCGGCGAGATGGCTCTGGGGGTCTCATTCGCTGATTCGAGTGCGCCCGTCGTCAAATTCCAGGTGGCCGGAGGCAACGCGCACCTGGGTTGAGCATTCATGCCCACTGCGCCCAGCGGGGGCCAACGTGTCAGGCAATGCCGCACGCAACGGAGCGTGGCCCCCATCACCAGAGCTTGAGGAGACAGACACCATGGCGTGGGTACAGCGTGCGATCGTTGGATTGGTGGCGGCGGCCTTGCTGGCGGGTGCGGGGGGCGCGCTGTATGTGCAGCGTACATTCCCGGCGCTGGATGGGCAGATTGTGGTGGGCGGATTGCGCGATGGGGTGCGCGTGCAGCGCGATGCCGCCGATGTCACCCACATCCGGGCGCAGTCTGCGCGCGATGCGTGGTTCGCCATGGGTTACGTGCACGCGCAAGAGCGCACCTGGCAACTGGAATTCAACCGCCGGGTAATGCATGGCGAGCTGTCCGAAGTCTTCGGCCCCGCCACGCTCGAGACCGACAAACTGATGCGTGCGCTCGACATCATGGGCCATGCCCGCAAGCAGTATGCCGGCCTGCCTGCCCACGCCCGCGAGGCGCTGCAGGCCTACAGCCAGGGCATTCATGCGTTCCACAAAAACCTGCCGCAGGCGTTGCCGCCCGAGTTTCATGTTCTGGGGGTGAAGCCTGGCGGCGCAACCGGCGCCGTCTGGGAGCCCGAGGACAGTGTGGCCTGGGCGCTGATGATGGCGCTGGACCTGGGCGGCAACTGGGGCAACGAGTTTGCCCGCCTTTCCATGGCCAGAACGCTGGACACGGGGCGCCTGTGGCAACTGATGCCGCCCTATCCGGGCGAGACTCCCGCGGCATCGGCCGATCTGGCGGCACTGTACCGGCAACTGGGCATCTACCGTGATCCGGCGACGCCGCCAGCACCCGCCAACACCGAGGGAGACAAGCCTGTGGCAACGAGCGCCGGGCCGCAAGAAGCCGCAGGCATGCTTTCACGCCAGGTCAGCCAGGGCATGCTGGCCTGGGCTGAAGACCTCACGCGCAATGCCGGAACCCCGGAAGGCAAGGGCAGCAACAACTGGGTGCTGGCAGGCACGCGCACGGTCAGCGGCAAACCCTTGCTGGCCAACGACCCGCACCTGGGCCTGAGCGCGCCGGCCATCTGGTATTTCGCGCGGTTGCAGGCACCGGCCGGCGTTGCTGCCGACGGCACCGCCATAGGGGCCATGGATGCCATCGGCGCCACCTTGCCGGGGCTGCCCTTTGTGGTGCTGGGCCGCACGGACAGCGTGGCCTGGGGCTTCACCAACACCGGCCCTGATGTGCAAGACCTTTACCTGGAGCAGATCAATCCCGCCGACCCCAGCCAATATCGCACGCCGCAGGGCTGGATGCCGTTTGCGCTGCGCACAGAGGTTATTCGCGTCAAGGGGCAGCCCGATGTGGTGCTGGCGCTGCGCGCAACCCGCCACGGCCCGGTGCTGAGCGATGTGCAAAAGTCGCATGCCCAGGTGCTGGACCTGCGCAAATACGTGCTGGCGCTGCGCTGGAGCGCGCTCGATGCCGACAACCAGACCGTGCTTGCCGGTCTGCAGACCAACCAGGCGAAGTCGGTGCAGGAGCTATTTGAGGCACTGGAGCCTTACCACTCGCCCATGCAGAGCGTGGTGGCCGCCGATGTGCAGGGAAACATCCGCTTCAAGGCCATGGGCAAGGTGCCCGTGCGCCACGCAGGCAATGACATTCGCGGTGTGGCGCCGTCGCCCGGCTGGGATGCGCGCTACGACTGGCAAGGCTGGCTGCCCTTGGGCGAGACGCCCGAGGATGACGGTGGCAGCGGCTGGGTGGCAACCGCCAACCAACGCGTCACCGCGCCCGGCTATGCGCACTACCTCGCGCAAGACTGGGTTGTGCCCTACCGCCATGACCGGATAGCCCAGCTGATTGAGGCGACGCCCCGGCACGACAGGGCCAGCATGCAGGCGATCCAGGCCGATACCCTGTCGCTGGCCACGCAGCGGCTGCTGCCGCACTTGCGCAAGGCCGCGCCGCAGCACCCGCTGGCGGCGGCCGTGCAGGCGCTGCTGCGCGATTTTGATGGTGTGATGGATGCCGAGCGGGCCGCACCGCTGGTGTTTGCGGCCTGGACGGACGAACTGGCAAAAGGCGTGATCGCCTCGCGCGTGGGCCAGGACCGCTTCAAAGCCACCTACGGCAAACGCGACTACCGCGCGGCCCTGGAAGGCATTCTGGAGCGCGACGACGCCTGGTGGTGCCAGCCGCTGTCGTGCGCGGACCAGTCGGCCGCGGCGCTGGCGCGTGCTCTCGATCGCCTGCAGGCCGCCTATGGCGCCGACCCGGCACGGTGGCGCTGGGGTGACGCCCACCCCGCGCTCAGCAGCCACAGGCCTCTGGGCAACGTGGCCTTGCTGGCGCCGTATTTTGATGTCAGCGTAGCCTCGCCCGGCGACGCCTACACGGTGAACGTGGGCCAGTACAACGCGGGCGACGCGAAAGGCCCGTTTGTCAATCGCCATGCGGCTTCGCTGCGGGCTGTGTATGACCTGGCCGATCTGGAGCAGTCGCGGTTCATCTACCAGACGGGCCAGAGCGGGCTGGTGTTCTCACCGCGCTACCGCGACATGCACTCCAACTGGGTGCAGGCGGGCTACCGCCCCTTGCAGCGTGAGCCCGCACTCATGCGCCACGACTTGCGGCTGGTGCCCGCGCCATAGTGTCTCGCATGGCAATGTGCGCCTGCCCAGCGACACGATTCCGATGCCGCAGACACATGAATATGAGTCAATATTGCCGCTAGCGCTTCAGGGATAAGCGCTTGCAGCTATGAATATCGAAGCAAATGGCTCCGTGTCTGGTAGCACGTAAACCACGCCGCTGGTGCGACCCAGCAAGGGATCAATCCATCGGTTGTAGAAAGCCACGGGCGCGTTGATGCAGCCGTAGCTGATGCGCTTGTCTTGTGTGCCGCTGCTGGCCAGGCGCTGCAGGCGCCGCTCGGCCGCGCTGACGCTGCGCACGCGGTGCAGTGAAACCGCAGCGTCATAGTCAATCCACACGATGTCTTCGCCGCGCAGGTTGCGGCCGGGCTCGGTCACAAAACGGCCGGCCGGGGTGGTGCGCTCTTCGGGCCGGACCTGGGCCAGCGGGCGCTGGCCAATGCCGGGCACCGAATGGTCGCCGCGTGCCGCACCCAGCAGCACGGGGGCGGTGCCCAGCCACTGGGCCTGGGCGGAAAACACATGGATGCGGGCGGCCAGCTTGTCCACCACGGCAAACGCCAGGCCCTGGTTGTCGCCCGTGCCTTCGATCCAGCGCACCAGCTGGCGGGCATCCGGGCTGAGGCCGGCAGCAGACCGGGCGCTCGCCACAGCGCTTGCGTCTGCAGTTTGATCTGATGG
This window harbors:
- a CDS encoding adenylate/guanylate cyclase domain-containing protein, encoding MSVLSTVVFADISGSASLYETLGNERATEAVTRVTHWIGGTIEAHHGRIVKNLGDGVLAIFGDAASAVSAAAAMLRGHQERVSRWPLPLRMGIRVGVASGEVVDVDGDCYGDAVNVASRLCERAGPAEIWATETAVLLSGAAPSVWYRKLGMMEIRGKAEMLMLYQVEWRENEEPDSLTMQATLASNFAPVDSILGQIQFSWHGIDLSFTSTDVPVHIGRATDARLCINDPRVSRLHARIDWRNTGFVLTDMSSFGTWVRFEGSDVPVQLRRDACILHGIGEMALGVSFADSSAPVVKFQVAGGNAHLG
- a CDS encoding LD-carboxypeptidase, whose amino-acid sequence is MPQHHDPSHCEHDHGPQHIYIYSPAGSIRDKAAFRRAIARLKAMGHEVEVDPDAQAVHTRFAGDDATRLAAIHRAAASGADVALITRGAYGLTRILPGIRYKAVAKAIDGGTKFVGLSDFTAFQMAVLAQTGAVTWAGPGLISDFGVEGEPDDIMLACFDDLLTGHGEGAGWRMAREKPLADGKPAVPDAYVKNATLWGGNLAVLTGLVGTPYLPAVRGGILFVEDVGEHPYRIERMLTQLLHAGILAQQKAVVLGQFTNYKLAPHDKGFKLQSVVDWLRSQIKAPVLTNLPFGHVETKVVLPVGAKVSLSVEDRDALLYWGHQH
- a CDS encoding penicillin acylase family protein, producing the protein MAWVQRAIVGLVAAALLAGAGGALYVQRTFPALDGQIVVGGLRDGVRVQRDAADVTHIRAQSARDAWFAMGYVHAQERTWQLEFNRRVMHGELSEVFGPATLETDKLMRALDIMGHARKQYAGLPAHAREALQAYSQGIHAFHKNLPQALPPEFHVLGVKPGGATGAVWEPEDSVAWALMMALDLGGNWGNEFARLSMARTLDTGRLWQLMPPYPGETPAASADLAALYRQLGIYRDPATPPAPANTEGDKPVATSAGPQEAAGMLSRQVSQGMLAWAEDLTRNAGTPEGKGSNNWVLAGTRTVSGKPLLANDPHLGLSAPAIWYFARLQAPAGVAADGTAIGAMDAIGATLPGLPFVVLGRTDSVAWGFTNTGPDVQDLYLEQINPADPSQYRTPQGWMPFALRTEVIRVKGQPDVVLALRATRHGPVLSDVQKSHAQVLDLRKYVLALRWSALDADNQTVLAGLQTNQAKSVQELFEALEPYHSPMQSVVAADVQGNIRFKAMGKVPVRHAGNDIRGVAPSPGWDARYDWQGWLPLGETPEDDGGSGWVATANQRVTAPGYAHYLAQDWVVPYRHDRIAQLIEATPRHDRASMQAIQADTLSLATQRLLPHLRKAAPQHPLAAAVQALLRDFDGVMDAERAAPLVFAAWTDELAKGVIASRVGQDRFKATYGKRDYRAALEGILERDDAWWCQPLSCADQSAAALARALDRLQAAYGADPARWRWGDAHPALSSHRPLGNVALLAPYFDVSVASPGDAYTVNVGQYNAGDAKGPFVNRHAASLRAVYDLADLEQSRFIYQTGQSGLVFSPRYRDMHSNWVQAGYRPLQREPALMRHDLRLVPAP